From the Quercus lobata isolate SW786 chromosome 6, ValleyOak3.0 Primary Assembly, whole genome shotgun sequence genome, one window contains:
- the LOC115949873 gene encoding uncharacterized protein LOC115949873 — protein sequence MDGISQNDPPVSEQTQRANKRPIKEPTTKGKKVAKKVDRASEMTMALQEYIVLARERFSNKKGKSSASFEHVAQSTNGGDPCLLGRALEVLNQYEDLDDDTYVNIAKYDFDDAYFDSDNDDMDIGGCGDDMNIGGCDDDMDNGFNCDDMDISDYDDDMTIGANTNSEYDSDEEEFWFVFPIIGKMMAYFQRHYD from the exons ATGGATGGCATATCCCAAAACGATCCCCCTGTTTCTGAGCAAACCCAACGTGCGAACAAACGTCCCATCAAAGAGCCTACTACCAAGGGCAAGAAGGTTGCCAAGAAAGTGGATAGGGCTAGTGAGATGACGATGGCTCTTCAAGAGTACATTGTGTTGGCAAGAGAAAGGTTTTCCAACAAAAAGGGAAAGTCTAGCGCTAGCTTTGAACATGTAGCACAATCCACCAATGGTGGCGATCCTTGCTTGCTTGGGAGAGCTTTAGAAGTACTGAACCAGTATGAAGATCTTGATGATGATACCTATGTTAACATCGCTAAG TATGATTTTGACGATGCTTATTTTGACTCCGACAATGATGACATGGACATTGGTGGATGTGGTGATGACATGAACATTGGTGGATGTGATGATGACATGGATAATGGTTTCAATTGTGATGACATGGATATCAGTGACTATGATGATGACATGACCATTGGTGCAAACACAAACTCAGAGTATGACAGTGATGAGGAAGAGTTTTGGTTTGTATTTCCAATTATTGGCAAGATGATGGCATATTTCCAGCGGCATTATGACTAG
- the LOC115993887 gene encoding uncharacterized protein LOC115993887 isoform X1 encodes MSYAAVVVGSAFVPSLPLNLNPNPNPNPNGSLPSPNNTSQSTGGGAEDPNHYTMKPTVTVAASSGFKWRLVIAYDGTHYSGWQYQQSPPTIQCIVEKALTQATKLERKDLLLVGASRTDKGVHALCQVAHFVTPFNYDSLESIHAALNGLLPSDIRVREISPAMHEFHARFSAKRKIYHYKIYNDTIMDPFQHRYAYHSAYKLNAAVMREAASYFIGKHDFSAFVNASHNDRVRDPVKNIFRFDVIEMGALLQLEVEGSGFLYRQVRNMVALLLQIGKEAIPPDIVPMILASRDRKELAKYALSAPPHGLCLVNVNYNEEHLGLPSDCPKTSFGRHHTISKCKLPSY; translated from the exons aTGAGCTATGCTGCGGTTGTGGTAGGGTCAGCCTTTGTTCCTTCTCTTCCTCTTAATCTTAATcccaatccaaatccaaatccaaatgggTCTCTTCCTTCACCCAATAATACTTCG CAGAGCACGGGTGGTGGTGCAGAGGACCCTAACCATTATACTATGAAGCCAACAGTAACAGTTGCTGCTTCTTCTGGTTTTAAGTGGCGTTTGGTTATAGCATATGATGGCACCCATTATtcag GTTGGCAATATCAGCAGTCACCACCAACCATACAGTGCATTGTGGAAAAAGCTTTAACTCAAGCAACAAAGTTAGAAAGGAAGGATCTCCTTTTGGTTGGTGCGAGTAGGACAGATAAGGGAGTTCATGCCTTGTGTCAG GTTGCACACTTTGTTACACCTTTCAACTATGACAGCTTGGAAAGCATTCATGCAGCTCTGAATGGTCTTCTTCCCTCTGATATCCGTGTTCGAGAGATTAGCCCTGCCATGCATGAATTCCATGCTCGATTCTCagcaaaaagaaagatttaTCATTACAAGATATATAATGACACCATAATGGACCCATTTCAGCATCGCTATGCTTATCACAGTGCCTATAAACTTAATGCTGCGGTCATGAGAGAAGCTGCAAGTTATTTTATTGGAAAGCATGACTTCTCTGCTTTTGTCAATGCGTCTCACAATGATCGAGTGCGAGATCCAGTGAAGAATATATTCCGTTTTGATGTCATTGAAATG GGAGCTCTTTTGCAGCTAGAAGTTGAAGGTTCAGGTTTCTTATATAGACAAGTGCGAAACATG GTTGCCTTGCTTCTTCAAATTGGAAAGGAAGCAATTCCTCCTGATATTGTTCCCATGATTTTGGCAAGTCGAGATCGCAAGGAGCTGGCTAAATATGCTTTGTCTGCCCCACCTCATGGGCTGTGTCTTGTAAATGTAAACTATAATGAAGAGCACCTAGGGCTTCCATCAGATTGCCCCAAAACCAGTTTTGGTAGGCATCATACTATAAGCAAATGTAAGCTTCCATCTTACTGA
- the LOC115993887 gene encoding uncharacterized protein LOC115993887 isoform X2, which yields MSYAAVVVGSAFVPSLPLNLNPNPNPNPNGSLPSPNNTSSTGGGAEDPNHYTMKPTVTVAASSGFKWRLVIAYDGTHYSGWQYQQSPPTIQCIVEKALTQATKLERKDLLLVGASRTDKGVHALCQVAHFVTPFNYDSLESIHAALNGLLPSDIRVREISPAMHEFHARFSAKRKIYHYKIYNDTIMDPFQHRYAYHSAYKLNAAVMREAASYFIGKHDFSAFVNASHNDRVRDPVKNIFRFDVIEMGALLQLEVEGSGFLYRQVRNMVALLLQIGKEAIPPDIVPMILASRDRKELAKYALSAPPHGLCLVNVNYNEEHLGLPSDCPKTSFGRHHTISKCKLPSY from the exons aTGAGCTATGCTGCGGTTGTGGTAGGGTCAGCCTTTGTTCCTTCTCTTCCTCTTAATCTTAATcccaatccaaatccaaatccaaatgggTCTCTTCCTTCACCCAATAATACTTCG AGCACGGGTGGTGGTGCAGAGGACCCTAACCATTATACTATGAAGCCAACAGTAACAGTTGCTGCTTCTTCTGGTTTTAAGTGGCGTTTGGTTATAGCATATGATGGCACCCATTATtcag GTTGGCAATATCAGCAGTCACCACCAACCATACAGTGCATTGTGGAAAAAGCTTTAACTCAAGCAACAAAGTTAGAAAGGAAGGATCTCCTTTTGGTTGGTGCGAGTAGGACAGATAAGGGAGTTCATGCCTTGTGTCAG GTTGCACACTTTGTTACACCTTTCAACTATGACAGCTTGGAAAGCATTCATGCAGCTCTGAATGGTCTTCTTCCCTCTGATATCCGTGTTCGAGAGATTAGCCCTGCCATGCATGAATTCCATGCTCGATTCTCagcaaaaagaaagatttaTCATTACAAGATATATAATGACACCATAATGGACCCATTTCAGCATCGCTATGCTTATCACAGTGCCTATAAACTTAATGCTGCGGTCATGAGAGAAGCTGCAAGTTATTTTATTGGAAAGCATGACTTCTCTGCTTTTGTCAATGCGTCTCACAATGATCGAGTGCGAGATCCAGTGAAGAATATATTCCGTTTTGATGTCATTGAAATG GGAGCTCTTTTGCAGCTAGAAGTTGAAGGTTCAGGTTTCTTATATAGACAAGTGCGAAACATG GTTGCCTTGCTTCTTCAAATTGGAAAGGAAGCAATTCCTCCTGATATTGTTCCCATGATTTTGGCAAGTCGAGATCGCAAGGAGCTGGCTAAATATGCTTTGTCTGCCCCACCTCATGGGCTGTGTCTTGTAAATGTAAACTATAATGAAGAGCACCTAGGGCTTCCATCAGATTGCCCCAAAACCAGTTTTGGTAGGCATCATACTATAAGCAAATGTAAGCTTCCATCTTACTGA
- the LOC115995197 gene encoding protein TRIGALACTOSYLDIACYLGLYCEROL 4, chloroplastic, translating into MKKLRWAMDGSFWELDLSTAMTADGLARPVPGDPIPLGVSRGTRLSRAKQIHFMQRFMFLPFVPSYSSASDGVALHRALTIPFSQNWFGTLLGQFNFQKFQSSVTGSGEKPNSVSSWLQTIGRHLQNHSLYALGFSSELMLTPDDTLLLSLDSYTFGDNKKPRKKAILHHKFPNHNLTVEAVSPGLFVDKSGNYWDVPLSLAIDMASLASDSGASYHLCMHHNTGLPTQFQGDDHQTIHGPPATLFPGFSVKSAFSFKQNFDFWRSKAPKLKLVQPYDIFLSNPHISASGIIGAALTASVGDCSVRSQESNGFSFQASGVKSAFLADLFASVSFTAQHGNYQRLFLDLTRFHARLDFPSGSRFVAGATQVAQNLLNSQHPSLEDIQTICPNASLSLQQQIAGPFLFRVDSGVTVDLDNQDWPVHVDDPVFALEYSMKVLGSAKAVAWYSPKHREFMIELRFFET; encoded by the exons ATGAAGAAGTTGAGATGGGCAATGGATGGAAGCTTTTGGGAGCTGGACTTGTCAACAGCCATGACAGCCGATGGGTTGGCCCGACCCGTTCCGGGAGACCCAATTCCATTGGGAGTATCAAGAGGGACTCGGCTATCGAGGGCTAAGCAGATCCACTTCATGCAACGCTTCATGTTCTTGCCTTTTGTCCCCTCTTACTCCTCCGCCTCTGACGGCGTCGCTCTCCACCGCGCCCTCACCATTCCCTTCTCTCAAAACTG GTTTGGGACTTTGTTGGGTCAGTTCAATTTTCAGAAGTTCCAGTCCTCTGTTACTGGGAGTGGAGAAAAACCAAATTCCGTGTCCTCGTGGCTGCAAACCATTGGGAGACACCTTCAGAATCACTCCTTATATGCCCTTGGTTTCTCTTCTGAACTAATGTTAACACCCGATGATACACTGCTTCTTAGTTTGGATTCTTATACTTTTGGTGATAACAAGAAGCCTCGGAAGAAAGCTATCCttcatcacaag TTTCCCAATCACAACCTAACAGTGGAGGCAGTTTCGCCTGGACTTTTTGTTGACAAGTCTGGCAATTATTGGGATGTTCCGTTATCCTTGGCCATTGATATGGCTTCGCTTGCTTCTGACTCTGGTGCCAGTTATCATCTATGTATGCACCATAACACGGGCTTACCCACCCAATTCCAAGGTGATGATCATCAAACCATCCATGGACCACCTGCTACTCTCTTTCCCGGCTTTTCTGTCAAAAGtgctttttctttcaaacaGAATTTTGACTTTTGGAGGAGTAAAGCTCCCAAGTTGAAACTGGTGCAACCATATGACATCTTCCTTTCAAATCCTCACATTTCAGCTTCAGGGATTATTG GTGCTGCTTTGACTGCCTCTGTTGGAGATTGCTCAGTTAGATCCCAGGAGTCCAATGGCTTCTCTTTTCAGGCATCTGGAGTGAAATCTGCCTTCCTGGCAGATCTGTTTGCATCAGTGTCATTTACAGCTCAGCATGGAAATTATCAAAGGCTATTCCTTGATCTCACCCGGTTTCATGCCCGCTTGGATTTCCCTTCTGGTTCAAGATTTGTTGCAGGTGCTACACAAGTAGCTCAGAATCTTTTGAATTCTCAGCACCCAAGTCTGGAAGATATTCAGACTATTTGCCCCAATGCATCCCTTTCTCTTCAGCAGCAG ATTGCTGGACCCTTTCTTTTTAGAGTCGATTCAGGAGTCACAGTTGATTTGGACAACCAAGACTGGCCTGTACATGTGGATGATCCTGTATTTGCCCTTGAATATTCAATGAAAGTCCTTGGTTCAGCAAAAGCAGTGGCATGGTATTCACCAAAGCACCGAGAATTTATGATAGAACTTCGTTTTTTTGAGACATGA